From Parasteatoda tepidariorum isolate YZ-2023 chromosome 1, CAS_Ptep_4.0, whole genome shotgun sequence, one genomic window encodes:
- the LOC107441968 gene encoding latent-transforming growth factor beta-binding protein 3 isoform X1 — protein sequence MAFFNPVNFLVIFLTIVPMLLCSESINDVESDGNLTVLFHQSTLSPFFFEERCKYTYICWPGKCIVENGEDKCLCPEGYYAKNGLCKRIRRLCKYSFNCSPGYCSLIGGKETCFCPPDYFSNNGVCTEIEPKCRSKDCVPGVCNIYRGTESCLCPQGYTVQNGTCIEIKFSDSVRASIIMMMVVVAGASIIVTTLIGICICYYFIRRRSET from the exons atggcattttttaacCCTGTGAATTTTCTTGTCATATTTCTTACGATTGTTCCTATGTTGCTTTGCTCAGAATCGATCAATGATGTGGAAAGTGACGGcaatttgactgttttatttcatcaaagtaCACTTTCCCCCT tttttttcgaAGAGAGGTGCAAATATACCTATATATGTTGGCCGGGAAAATGTATAGTCGAAAATGGAGAAGACAAATGCCTTTGCCCAGAAGGATACTATGCAAAAAATGGTCTTTGTAAAA GAATACGGCGGTTGTGCAAATACAGCTTCAATTGCAGTCCAGGATACTGCAGTTTAATTGGAGGCAAAGAAACCTGCTTTTGTCCACcggattatttttctaataatggcGTTTGCACAG aaATTGAACCCAAATGCAGAAGTAAAGATTGTGTACCTGGTGTATGCAATATTTATCGAGGAACAGAAAGTTGTCTTTGTCCACAAGGTTATACAGTGCAAAATGGAACATGCATAG aaataaaattctcagaCTCAGTAAGGGCATCAATTATTATGATGATGGTAGTTGTGGCAGGAGCTTCAATCATTGTCACAACACTTATTGGAATTTGCATATGTTACTATTTCATCAGACGGCGaagtgaaacttaa
- the LOC107441968 gene encoding latent-transforming growth factor beta-binding protein 3 isoform X2 has translation MAFFNPVNFLVIFLTIVPMLLCSESINDVESDGNLTVLFHQIFFEERCKYTYICWPGKCIVENGEDKCLCPEGYYAKNGLCKRIRRLCKYSFNCSPGYCSLIGGKETCFCPPDYFSNNGVCTEIEPKCRSKDCVPGVCNIYRGTESCLCPQGYTVQNGTCIEIKFSDSVRASIIMMMVVVAGASIIVTTLIGICICYYFIRRRSET, from the exons atggcattttttaacCCTGTGAATTTTCTTGTCATATTTCTTACGATTGTTCCTATGTTGCTTTGCTCAGAATCGATCAATGATGTGGAAAGTGACGGcaatttgactgttttatttcatcaaa tttttttcgaAGAGAGGTGCAAATATACCTATATATGTTGGCCGGGAAAATGTATAGTCGAAAATGGAGAAGACAAATGCCTTTGCCCAGAAGGATACTATGCAAAAAATGGTCTTTGTAAAA GAATACGGCGGTTGTGCAAATACAGCTTCAATTGCAGTCCAGGATACTGCAGTTTAATTGGAGGCAAAGAAACCTGCTTTTGTCCACcggattatttttctaataatggcGTTTGCACAG aaATTGAACCCAAATGCAGAAGTAAAGATTGTGTACCTGGTGTATGCAATATTTATCGAGGAACAGAAAGTTGTCTTTGTCCACAAGGTTATACAGTGCAAAATGGAACATGCATAG aaataaaattctcagaCTCAGTAAGGGCATCAATTATTATGATGATGGTAGTTGTGGCAGGAGCTTCAATCATTGTCACAACACTTATTGGAATTTGCATATGTTACTATTTCATCAGACGGCGaagtgaaacttaa
- the LOC107441987 gene encoding uncharacterized protein isoform X4, whose amino-acid sequence MYPFYSTMNEKFACPECGCLCKKCLTSVRTWPSICDVKVGGDTLHLHQEIESLKRQLVEREYHILKMENNVLNHAEQYPNGEWEHLQQELLIWKDKFERLYDSHKKLQKVNQGLEDKLLKLFPSDLQDKVKLHFSHRPSKDLHNSRSSPELRTIRVPIPTFPPTAMVYSVNNVSRALDNDSEDSQNLPDYVSAAIMAKVLEERTKERLDKQEHCRVCWYRRHSLDYRDKTTQTYWPPCVVDSQNTNHIAQVHLRDRSESSSSIDSYCSRIRNGSATSTETTI is encoded by the exons GAATGTGGCTGTTTGTGCAAAAAATGTCTTACTAGTGTgag gacATGGCCTAGTATATGTGATGTGAAAGTTGGAGGTGATAC attgCACCTGCACCAAGAAATAGAATCTTTAAAAAGACAATTAGTAGAAAGAGaatatcatattttgaaaatggaaaataatgttttaaatcatgCTGAGCAGTATCCAAATGGAGAATGGGAACATCTACAACAGGAATTGCTGATATGGAAAGACAAATTCGAGAg ATTATATGACAGTcataagaaattacaaaaagtgAATCAAGGATTAGAAGACAAACTATTAAAACTT TTTCCATCTGATCTTCAAGATAAAGTTAAACTACATTTCAGTCACAGGCCCTCAAAAGACCTTCATAACAGTCGCAGTAGCCCTGAATTACGTACAATTAGAGTTCCTATTCCTACTTTCCCTCCTACTGCAATGGTTTATTCTGTGAACAATGTATCTCGTGCCTTGGACAATGATTCTGAAGATTCTCAAAATCTCCCAGATTATGTGTCTGCTGCTATAATGGCCAAAGTTCTAGAAGAACGAACCAAAGAGAGGCTTGACAAACAAGAACATTGCAGGGTTTGCTGGTATCGACGGCATTCTCTGGACTATCGTGATAAAACTACTCAAACTTATTGGCCTCCTTGTGTTGTGGATTCGCAAAACACTAATCATATAGCACAAGTGCACTTGCGTGATAGAAGTGAATCATCTTCTAGTATTGATTCATATTGTTCCAGGATTAGAAATGGTTCTGCTACTAGTACAGAGACTAcaatataa
- the LOC107441996 gene encoding golgin subfamily A member 5 isoform X2: MSWFTEIAGKAEDLLNRVDQKAANALQITSKTTSHDRSISYHEQSFDEQIYAPSEVYSSAKPLITPSVTPKTVEQKATNSSSSSITRKKSESDDEKLLRFLNSEPLPTPTRRVKEKAVPKKEEHMDSNLESQVATAENENEEMKRMAKKLEHWNSQISGSDKNVRELRERQKDMVAAMDAKDSQIAILKVRLQEADQELSAKLVIIEELKAENDRIIKEHADGALVQNKTIQTLQQQLQEIEVELLKTKDSLALVQTQHMQQFDKMEAEHRHLVESYSSLQKKWSELNEKNKDLSMQFKLSTSNLEAVQQEYNDYKQKAQRILQSKEKLISSLKEGNTDLESIEKNEASSLLLNAEIEAIKQERDLLKDEIRRANELVETYRSEMQELEKISQSDMLASQEQCKTLKDSFDIEKNQKEEFLLLSNQLKEELQFLREDFARNKNAFQSRLQDREIEIEKLRRQLTAKSLSTVSQEELESRLHALTENLIQKQTIVEALSTEKNSLVLQLERMEQQLREAHSFNSQQHTFVGISSSETERKSKAVFLDNPFDSTLTRRVKRVYGSLDSFSIRLGVFFRRYPASRVFVIIYMLLLHFWVLFVLLTYEPEIHSSGYENPQTH, from the exons ATGTCTTGGTTTACGGAGATTGCTGGAAAGGCAGAAGATTTACTGAATAGAGTTGATCAAAAAGCTGCTAACGCCCTACAAATTACATCCAAGACAACTTCACATGATAGAAGTATTTCATATCATGAACAAAGTTTTGATGAACAAATATATGCACCTAGTGAAGTTTATTCTTCTGCTAAACCACTTATCACTCCATCTGTAACACCAAAGACTGTGGAACAAAAAGCTACAAACAGTTCAAGCTCTTCAATAACGAGGAAAAAGTCAGAAAGTgatgatgaaaaattattacgaTTTCTAAATAGTGAACCTTTGCCAACTCCTACTAGAAGAGTGAAAGAAAAAGCTGTTCCAAAGAAAGAAGAACATATGGATTCAAATTTGGAAAGTCAAGTGGCCACTGCCGAGAATGAAAACGAGG aaatgaaaagaatGGCCAAAAAGTTAGAACATTGGAATTCCCAAATATCTGGAAGCGATAAAAATGTCCGAGAGTTGAGAGAGAGACAAAAAGATATGGTTGCAGCTATGGATGCTAAAGATTCACAAATTGCCATTCTTAAAGTCAGGCTTCAAGAGGCTGATCAAGAACTTTCTGCTAAACTTGTTATTATTGAAGAATTGAAAGCTGAAAATGACAG GATTATCAAAGAACATGCAGATGGagctttagttcaaaataaaactattcaaacTTTGCAACAGCAATTGCAAGAGATTGAAGTTGAATTATTGAAAACGAAAGATTCACTAGCTCTAGTGCAA aCTCAACATATGCAACAATTTGACAAAATGGAAGCAGAGCATAGACATTTAGTTGAAAGTTATTCATCGTTGCAAAAGAAGTGGTCTGAATTAAAtg AAAAGAACAAAGATTTATCAATGCAGTTTAAATTGTCAACTAGCAATCTGGAAGCTGTCCAACAAGAATACAATGATTATAAGCAAAAGGCGCAAAGAATTTTGCAA tcaaAAGAGAAATTGATATCCAGCTTGAAAGAAGGAAACACAGATTTAGagagcattgaaaaaaatgaagccTCATCTCTGTTGTTAAATGCAGAAATTGAAGCTATCAAACAGGAAAGGGATCTATTAAAAGATGAAATACGCAGAGCCAACGAACTAGTTGAAACATACAGGTCAGAGATGCAAGAATTAGAGAAGATATCTCAAAGTGACATGTTAGCATCACAGGAACAATGTAAAACCTTAAAAGACTcttttgatattgaaaaaaatcaaaaagaagaaTTTCTACTTTTGAGTAATCAGTTAAAGGAA gAGTTGCAGTTTCTAAGAGAAGATTTTGCACGTAATAAAAATGCCTTTCAAAGTCGACTTCAAGACAGAGAgatagaaattgaaaaactaaGAAGACAG ttaactgCTAAATCACTAAGCACTGTGAGTCAAGAAGAGCTTGAATCTAGATTGCATGCTTTGACcgaaaatttaattcagaaacAAACAATTGTTGAAGCACTAAGTACTGAAAAGAATTCTTTAGTATTGCAGCTGGAAAGAATGGAg CAACAATTAAGAGAAGCCCACAGTTTCAACTCACAACAACACACTTTTGTCGGTATAAGCAGCAGTGAAACAG AGAGAAAATCTAAAGCTGTTTTCTTAGATAATCCATTTGATAGTACTTTGACTCGCAGAGTGAAAAGAGTTTATGGAAGTTTAGATTCTTTTAG tattcGGCTGGGTGTATTTTTTCGAAGGTATCCAGCATCCAGAGTGTTTGTCATCATTTATATG CTTCTCTTACATTTCTGGGTACTTTTTGTACTACTAACTTATGAACCCGAGATTCACAGTTCTGGCTATGAGAATCCACAAACTCACTGA
- the LOC107441987 gene encoding uncharacterized protein isoform X1 produces the protein MYPFYSTMNEKFACPECGCLCKKCLTSVRTWPSICDVKVGGDTLHLHQEIESLKRQLVEREYHILKMENNVLNHAEQYPNGEWEHLQQELLIWKDKFERLYDSHKKLQKVNQGLEDKLLKLVDKFETEKTALTKDVADLTNRLVEARLSINDLEEQNDQYRNDCSIAIQLLQCKPSNFISQKLSSFPSDLQDKVKLHFSHRPSKDLHNSRSSPELRTIRVPIPTFPPTAMVYSVNNVSRALDNDSEDSQNLPDYVSAAIMAKVLEERTKERLDKQEHCRVCWYRRHSLDYRDKTTQTYWPPCVVDSQNTNHIAQVHLRDRSESSSSIDSYCSRIRNGSATSTETTI, from the exons GAATGTGGCTGTTTGTGCAAAAAATGTCTTACTAGTGTgag gacATGGCCTAGTATATGTGATGTGAAAGTTGGAGGTGATAC attgCACCTGCACCAAGAAATAGAATCTTTAAAAAGACAATTAGTAGAAAGAGaatatcatattttgaaaatggaaaataatgttttaaatcatgCTGAGCAGTATCCAAATGGAGAATGGGAACATCTACAACAGGAATTGCTGATATGGAAAGACAAATTCGAGAg ATTATATGACAGTcataagaaattacaaaaagtgAATCAAGGATTAGAAGACAAACTATTAAAACTT gtcgataaatttgaaactgaaaaaacagCCTTGACAAAAGATGTTGCTGACCTTACAAATCGTCTTGTAGAAGCTCGACTATCTATCAATGACTTAGAAGAGCAAAAT GACCAGTATAGAAATGATTGTAGTATAGCCATTCAACTTCTTCAGTGCAAAccttcaaatttcatttcccAAAAACTAAGCTCT TTTCCATCTGATCTTCAAGATAAAGTTAAACTACATTTCAGTCACAGGCCCTCAAAAGACCTTCATAACAGTCGCAGTAGCCCTGAATTACGTACAATTAGAGTTCCTATTCCTACTTTCCCTCCTACTGCAATGGTTTATTCTGTGAACAATGTATCTCGTGCCTTGGACAATGATTCTGAAGATTCTCAAAATCTCCCAGATTATGTGTCTGCTGCTATAATGGCCAAAGTTCTAGAAGAACGAACCAAAGAGAGGCTTGACAAACAAGAACATTGCAGGGTTTGCTGGTATCGACGGCATTCTCTGGACTATCGTGATAAAACTACTCAAACTTATTGGCCTCCTTGTGTTGTGGATTCGCAAAACACTAATCATATAGCACAAGTGCACTTGCGTGATAGAAGTGAATCATCTTCTAGTATTGATTCATATTGTTCCAGGATTAGAAATGGTTCTGCTACTAGTACAGAGACTAcaatataa
- the LOC107441970 gene encoding WD repeat-containing protein 25 yields MDLVSTYESDESDGEKSKHQEKSGSVREIDVIEITDSDSDTWSPVKSNAESVKKIAKSVENEEKHLNPSKNSNTKHEKQIECIAIDEGSDCDVPGKNKIPSTSADSNVVLESDTTQSKTIDYLNLEGSDSENEQQQLMHEEVDNLLNSAAILCDIPCGPEKSVPRNDVLISDSFLPANKSVTETHNSPSPSIKNFDSTLQTESKTFRDNLHNPDKIISPEIIANKRFKRESETPKSTISGADVGENEEFTTPTSFMYRKDERITGAFAKSVVCRLPRQITRNYISHANIITSLQWCIPQYSHLLLSASVDCSIKVFDMCCRHPVQNIKVNLGLKAAKWSLSGEQIIAGGYGKKACVFDVLSGKEIISYDIFHYVSSIEIHPYMDDVFLCGTRNAIFGYDLRVNSTLPVRTFLSKCEEVLDLAFLDENEFVCSTSIVSHDSADRTIMVWDFSSGAIMSNQIYLERYTCPTLKVHPHDSCFIAQTNGDYIAAFSTQKPYKIKDKRYMGHKVSGFGVECDISPDGKYIATGDANGDIYFYNYSNTNVINKLTARSNIATNRLKWHPALNSTLASATWDGHIQIWK; encoded by the exons ATGGATTTAGTATCTACTTATGAATCTGACGAGTCCGATGGCGAAAAATCCAAGCATCAAGAGAAGAGTGGATCGGTAAGAGAAATTGATGTTATAGAAATAACAGATAGCGATTCAGATACTTGGTCTCCAGTCAAATCCAATGcagaatctgttaaaaaaatagcaaaatctgttgaaaatgaagaaaaacatttaaacccTTCCAAAAACAGTAACACAAAACACGAAAAACAGATTGAATGCATTGCAATTGATGAAGGTAGTGATTGTGATGTACCTGGTAAAAATAAGATACCAAGCACATCTGCTGATTCAAATGTGGTTTTGGAAAGTGATACAACCCAAAGCAAAACAATTGATTACTTAAATCTAGAAGGTAGTGACAGCGAAAACGAGCAACAACAACTTATGCACGAAGAAGTTGACAATTTACTTAATTCTGCTGCTATATTATGTGACATACCATGTGGACCAGAAAAATCTGTTCCaagaaatgatgttttaataTCTGATTCATTTTTACCTGCAAATAAATCTGTAACTGAAACTCATAATTCGCCTTCACcttccataaaaaattttgatagcaCTTTACAAACAGAAAGCAAAACATTTAGAGATAACTTACATAATCcggataaaataatttctcctGAAATCATTGCAAATAAACGATTTAAACGTGAAAGTGAAACTCCGAAAAGCACAATAAGTGGTGCAGATGTCGgagaaaatgaagaatttacTACTCCCACTTCATTTATGTACAGAAAAGATGAAAGAATCACAGGCGCCTTCGCGAAAAGTGTTGTTTGTCGTCTACCACGTCAGATTACAAGAAACTATATTAGTCATGCAAACATTATCACATCATTGCAATGGTGCATTCCACAATATAGTCATTTATTACTTTCAGCATCAGTTGATTGCAGCATTAAAGTATTTGATATGTGTTGTAGGCATCCAgtccaaaatattaaagttaatctTGGTCTAAAAGCGGCTAAATGGTCTTTGTCTGGTGAACAAATAATTGCTGGAGGATATGGGAAAAAAGCTTGTGTCTTTGATGTTCTTAGTG gtaaaGAAATCATTTCATATGACATATTTCATTATGTTTCAAGTATTGAAATTCATCCATATATGGACGATGTATTCTTGTGTGGGACTCGCAACGCCATTTTTGGATATGATTTGAGAGTGAATTCTACTTTACCTGTTAGAACGTTTTTGTCTAAATGTGAAgag gttttaGATCTTGCATTTCTGGATGAGAATGAATTTGTTTGTAGTACCAGCATTGTAAGTCATGATTCTGCAGATCGAACAATTATGGTTTGGGATTTTTCATCTGGAGCTATAATGtcaaatcaaatttatctt GAACGTTATACTTGTCCTACCCTGAAAGTTCATCCTCATGATTCTTGTTTTATTGCTCAAACAAATGGTGATTACATTGCTGCATTTTCAACCCAGAAACCTTATAAAATAAAGGACAAAAGATATATGGGACAtaag gtTTCTGGTTTTGGTGTTGAATGTGATATTAGTCCTGATGGAAAATACATAGCTACAGGAGATGCCAAtggagatatttatttttataattattcaaacacGAATGTTATCAACAAATTGACTGCAAGATCTAATATAGCCACTAACAGATTGAAATGGCATCCTGCTTTAAATAGCACACTTGCATCAGCTACATGGGATGGACACATTCAAATATGGAAATGA
- the LOC107441987 gene encoding tight junction-associated protein 1 isoform X3 produces MNEKFACPECGCLCKKCLTSVRTWPSICDVKVGGDTLHLHQEIESLKRQLVEREYHILKMENNVLNHAEQYPNGEWEHLQQELLIWKDKFERLYDSHKKLQKVNQGLEDKLLKLVDKFETEKTALTKDVADLTNRLVEARLSINDLEEQNDQYRNDCSIAIQLLQCKPSNFISQKLSSFPSDLQDKVKLHFSHRPSKDLHNSRSSPELRTIRVPIPTFPPTAMVYSVNNVSRALDNDSEDSQNLPDYVSAAIMAKVLEERTKERLDKQEHCRVCWYRRHSLDYRDKTTQTYWPPCVVDSQNTNHIAQVHLRDRSESSSSIDSYCSRIRNGSATSTETTI; encoded by the exons GAATGTGGCTGTTTGTGCAAAAAATGTCTTACTAGTGTgag gacATGGCCTAGTATATGTGATGTGAAAGTTGGAGGTGATAC attgCACCTGCACCAAGAAATAGAATCTTTAAAAAGACAATTAGTAGAAAGAGaatatcatattttgaaaatggaaaataatgttttaaatcatgCTGAGCAGTATCCAAATGGAGAATGGGAACATCTACAACAGGAATTGCTGATATGGAAAGACAAATTCGAGAg ATTATATGACAGTcataagaaattacaaaaagtgAATCAAGGATTAGAAGACAAACTATTAAAACTT gtcgataaatttgaaactgaaaaaacagCCTTGACAAAAGATGTTGCTGACCTTACAAATCGTCTTGTAGAAGCTCGACTATCTATCAATGACTTAGAAGAGCAAAAT GACCAGTATAGAAATGATTGTAGTATAGCCATTCAACTTCTTCAGTGCAAAccttcaaatttcatttcccAAAAACTAAGCTCT TTTCCATCTGATCTTCAAGATAAAGTTAAACTACATTTCAGTCACAGGCCCTCAAAAGACCTTCATAACAGTCGCAGTAGCCCTGAATTACGTACAATTAGAGTTCCTATTCCTACTTTCCCTCCTACTGCAATGGTTTATTCTGTGAACAATGTATCTCGTGCCTTGGACAATGATTCTGAAGATTCTCAAAATCTCCCAGATTATGTGTCTGCTGCTATAATGGCCAAAGTTCTAGAAGAACGAACCAAAGAGAGGCTTGACAAACAAGAACATTGCAGGGTTTGCTGGTATCGACGGCATTCTCTGGACTATCGTGATAAAACTACTCAAACTTATTGGCCTCCTTGTGTTGTGGATTCGCAAAACACTAATCATATAGCACAAGTGCACTTGCGTGATAGAAGTGAATCATCTTCTAGTATTGATTCATATTGTTCCAGGATTAGAAATGGTTCTGCTACTAGTACAGAGACTAcaatataa
- the LOC107441996 gene encoding golgin subfamily A member 5 isoform X1 — protein sequence MSWFTEIAGKAEDLLNRVDQKAANALQITSKTTSHDRSISYHEQSFDEQIYAPSEVYSSAKPLITPSVTPKTVEQKATNSSSSSITRKKSESDDEKLLRFLNSEPLPTPTRRVKEKAVPKKEEHMDSNLESQVATAENENEGTAEIVDIQDDSLAEVISNSNENTSTDTNNSEENPINEISDLKSSPIDKLPTMESSDSISLISNEELLLAQNRAQHAEAEMKRMAKKLEHWNSQISGSDKNVRELRERQKDMVAAMDAKDSQIAILKVRLQEADQELSAKLVIIEELKAENDRIIKEHADGALVQNKTIQTLQQQLQEIEVELLKTKDSLALVQTQHMQQFDKMEAEHRHLVESYSSLQKKWSELNEKNKDLSMQFKLSTSNLEAVQQEYNDYKQKAQRILQSKEKLISSLKEGNTDLESIEKNEASSLLLNAEIEAIKQERDLLKDEIRRANELVETYRSEMQELEKISQSDMLASQEQCKTLKDSFDIEKNQKEEFLLLSNQLKEELQFLREDFARNKNAFQSRLQDREIEIEKLRRQLTAKSLSTVSQEELESRLHALTENLIQKQTIVEALSTEKNSLVLQLERMEQQLREAHSFNSQQHTFVGISSSETERKSKAVFLDNPFDSTLTRRVKRVYGSLDSFSIRLGVFFRRYPASRVFVIIYMLLLHFWVLFVLLTYEPEIHSSGYENPQTH from the exons ATGTCTTGGTTTACGGAGATTGCTGGAAAGGCAGAAGATTTACTGAATAGAGTTGATCAAAAAGCTGCTAACGCCCTACAAATTACATCCAAGACAACTTCACATGATAGAAGTATTTCATATCATGAACAAAGTTTTGATGAACAAATATATGCACCTAGTGAAGTTTATTCTTCTGCTAAACCACTTATCACTCCATCTGTAACACCAAAGACTGTGGAACAAAAAGCTACAAACAGTTCAAGCTCTTCAATAACGAGGAAAAAGTCAGAAAGTgatgatgaaaaattattacgaTTTCTAAATAGTGAACCTTTGCCAACTCCTACTAGAAGAGTGAAAGAAAAAGCTGTTCCAAAGAAAGAAGAACATATGGATTCAAATTTGGAAAGTCAAGTGGCCACTGCCGAGAATGAAAACGAGG gtACTGCTGAAATTGTAGATATTCAAGATGACTCTTTAGCTGAAGTAATTTCTAATTCTAATGAAAATACTAGCACTGATACTAATAATAGTGAAGAAAATCCTATTAATGagatttctgatttaaaatcatCTCCCATTGATAAGCTTCCAACAATGGAGAGCTCTGATTCAATTAGTTTGATTTCTAATGAAGAACTTCTTTTGGCTCAAAATCGAGCTCAACATGCTGAAGCTG aaatgaaaagaatGGCCAAAAAGTTAGAACATTGGAATTCCCAAATATCTGGAAGCGATAAAAATGTCCGAGAGTTGAGAGAGAGACAAAAAGATATGGTTGCAGCTATGGATGCTAAAGATTCACAAATTGCCATTCTTAAAGTCAGGCTTCAAGAGGCTGATCAAGAACTTTCTGCTAAACTTGTTATTATTGAAGAATTGAAAGCTGAAAATGACAG GATTATCAAAGAACATGCAGATGGagctttagttcaaaataaaactattcaaacTTTGCAACAGCAATTGCAAGAGATTGAAGTTGAATTATTGAAAACGAAAGATTCACTAGCTCTAGTGCAA aCTCAACATATGCAACAATTTGACAAAATGGAAGCAGAGCATAGACATTTAGTTGAAAGTTATTCATCGTTGCAAAAGAAGTGGTCTGAATTAAAtg AAAAGAACAAAGATTTATCAATGCAGTTTAAATTGTCAACTAGCAATCTGGAAGCTGTCCAACAAGAATACAATGATTATAAGCAAAAGGCGCAAAGAATTTTGCAA tcaaAAGAGAAATTGATATCCAGCTTGAAAGAAGGAAACACAGATTTAGagagcattgaaaaaaatgaagccTCATCTCTGTTGTTAAATGCAGAAATTGAAGCTATCAAACAGGAAAGGGATCTATTAAAAGATGAAATACGCAGAGCCAACGAACTAGTTGAAACATACAGGTCAGAGATGCAAGAATTAGAGAAGATATCTCAAAGTGACATGTTAGCATCACAGGAACAATGTAAAACCTTAAAAGACTcttttgatattgaaaaaaatcaaaaagaagaaTTTCTACTTTTGAGTAATCAGTTAAAGGAA gAGTTGCAGTTTCTAAGAGAAGATTTTGCACGTAATAAAAATGCCTTTCAAAGTCGACTTCAAGACAGAGAgatagaaattgaaaaactaaGAAGACAG ttaactgCTAAATCACTAAGCACTGTGAGTCAAGAAGAGCTTGAATCTAGATTGCATGCTTTGACcgaaaatttaattcagaaacAAACAATTGTTGAAGCACTAAGTACTGAAAAGAATTCTTTAGTATTGCAGCTGGAAAGAATGGAg CAACAATTAAGAGAAGCCCACAGTTTCAACTCACAACAACACACTTTTGTCGGTATAAGCAGCAGTGAAACAG AGAGAAAATCTAAAGCTGTTTTCTTAGATAATCCATTTGATAGTACTTTGACTCGCAGAGTGAAAAGAGTTTATGGAAGTTTAGATTCTTTTAG tattcGGCTGGGTGTATTTTTTCGAAGGTATCCAGCATCCAGAGTGTTTGTCATCATTTATATG CTTCTCTTACATTTCTGGGTACTTTTTGTACTACTAACTTATGAACCCGAGATTCACAGTTCTGGCTATGAGAATCCACAAACTCACTGA
- the LOC107441968 gene encoding latent-transforming growth factor beta-binding protein 3 isoform X3, protein MQYTVILVDVIQFKVYSPNSPCRIKIEASLLFPYVKYCVFFEERCKYTYICWPGKCIVENGEDKCLCPEGYYAKNGLCKRIRRLCKYSFNCSPGYCSLIGGKETCFCPPDYFSNNGVCTEIEPKCRSKDCVPGVCNIYRGTESCLCPQGYTVQNGTCIEIKFSDSVRASIIMMMVVVAGASIIVTTLIGICICYYFIRRRSET, encoded by the exons atgcaatatacAGTCATTTTGGTTGATGTAATTCAATTCAAGGTATATAGTCCGAATTCGCCATgcagaataaaaattgaagcttCTTTGTTATTTCCTTACGTTAAATATTGTG tttttttcgaAGAGAGGTGCAAATATACCTATATATGTTGGCCGGGAAAATGTATAGTCGAAAATGGAGAAGACAAATGCCTTTGCCCAGAAGGATACTATGCAAAAAATGGTCTTTGTAAAA GAATACGGCGGTTGTGCAAATACAGCTTCAATTGCAGTCCAGGATACTGCAGTTTAATTGGAGGCAAAGAAACCTGCTTTTGTCCACcggattatttttctaataatggcGTTTGCACAG aaATTGAACCCAAATGCAGAAGTAAAGATTGTGTACCTGGTGTATGCAATATTTATCGAGGAACAGAAAGTTGTCTTTGTCCACAAGGTTATACAGTGCAAAATGGAACATGCATAG aaataaaattctcagaCTCAGTAAGGGCATCAATTATTATGATGATGGTAGTTGTGGCAGGAGCTTCAATCATTGTCACAACACTTATTGGAATTTGCATATGTTACTATTTCATCAGACGGCGaagtgaaacttaa